One Littorina saxatilis isolate snail1 linkage group LG12, US_GU_Lsax_2.0, whole genome shotgun sequence genomic region harbors:
- the LOC138982563 gene encoding AP-5 complex subunit sigma-1-like, producing the protein MVLAFIITSLTGDTPLVLYYQVYGQLLQPVREPSDAEPSNKRDSSAGSETGESLQKLCKQHISRVADQVHSEYQFRRDTNNLTPEEDIQRLNNDDTLPEFEVGHFRAETPVFSSGNPGDTDKTSCKNYQHVTWMGAALTGFILLCESCENRVVAEQVLRLLVRFLQEHVRVLNHPTEIAHKVERVAEVLDRILPDGNLLFMNHRVVRQIEKELETVMKTSS; encoded by the coding sequence ATGGTCCTTGCTTTCATAATCACAAGTTTGACCGGAGATACTCCCTTAGTGCTGTATTATCAAGTGTACGGACAGCTTTTGCAACCGGTCCGTGAACCAAGCGATGCCGAACCAAGCAACAAGCGTGATAGCTCAGCGGGTAGTGAAACAGGCGAATCGCTGCAAAAACTATGTAAGCAGCACATTTCGCGTGTTGCTGATCAAGTCCATTCAGAGTACCAGTTTCGACGTGACACAAACAATCTGACGCCTGAGGAAGACATTCAAAGGCTGAACAACGACGACACCCTACCTGAATTTGAGGTTGGACATTTCCGAGCTGAAACTCCAGTCTTTTCAAGTGGTAACCCCGGTGATACGGATAAAACCAGCTGCAAAAACTATCAGCATGTGACGTGGATGGGAGCAGCTTTGACTGGCTTTATCCTCCTCTGTGAGTCGTGCGAAAATCGAGTTGTAGCAGAGCAAGTTCTGCGTCTGCTTGTTCGTTTTCTACAAGAGCATGTGCGAGTTTTGAATCATCCCACAGAAATTGCACACAAGGTTGAGCGAGTAGCAGAAGTACTAGACAGGATCCTGCCCGATGGCAACTTGCTATTCATGAACCATCGAGTTGTTCGTCAGATCGAAAAAGAGCTGGAAACTGTTATGAAAACTTCATcctaa